The sequence ACTAAGCGCTTGGCCTCAGTTCCTCGGGGCGACGTAGAGCTAAATGTCTCTGACGACTGCCCAGAAACTGAGCAACTGAGCGACCCCTATCCAGAGTCAAACGCCGATTAATCTACTGGCCTATTGGGGTCTGAGAAGGTGTTGATGTAGCTGTTGCCGGTGTACCCCCCCTCGCTGCCCCGGCTCACCACTACCCACTCCCCCTGCACCACCGCCACCATCCTGCCTGGAAATGGATCGCTCTGGCTGCCGTTAGGGGCTGTGAGTAGGGCCACGAGCTTCTCGACCTGCTCAAAGCTCACCTGGGCACAGGTGGCCTGTTGGAGTACTCGGCGAACCACTCGCCGTTGGAGGGCCAAGGGGGCCGAGGCCAGGGGCGATCGCACCAGCCGCCACGGTGCATCATCGGTAGCAGGTAGCACTACTGTCTCGTACAACTCTGCCGCCAACCTCTCTAATAGCTCTACCTCAGCGGTGAGTAGCTCGGCGGTGTGGGCCAGGGTTGACTCTACCGCCGGGTTAAAGTGCTGTTGCAGGTAGGGCAATAGCTCCAGGCGAATGCGGTTGCGGGCGTAGCCAAGGTCTTGGTTGGTGGCATCTTCCCAGATGGGCAGGCCAAACTGGCGGCAAAAGTCTGCGGTTTGCTGGCGGGTTAGCCCCAGCAAGGGACGAACTACCGCGATCGCACTGGCTGGGGTCAACGGGCGCTGCCAAACCAGGGCTTGTAGGCCGTCGATGCCGCTGCCGCGCAGCAAATTGTAAAGCAGGGTTTCGGTGCGATCGCTGGCCGTATGGCCCGTCACTACACGGGTGCAGTGCGCTTGTCTCGCCAGATCGTCGAACACCCGGTAGCGCCACTGACGAGCGGCGGCTTCAGTGGAGTAAGGGGCATCGGCAACTACTACATTGCAGGGAATAGCCCAGCGATCGCACAGCTCTTTGACAAACTCGGCATTGGCCCCCGAGTCTGCCCGCCAGCCGTGGTCGCAGTGCACCACCCGCAGGTGCCAGCCCCACTTGGGCTGCAAATCGACCAGCAGCTTCAGCAGGCACACCGAATCTTGCCCTCCCGAGACGGCCACCAGCACCGTCGCCCCAGCAGGCAGCAAAGACTGCCGCACCCGCAGGAGCCGATGCACCCCGGCGTGGGTGTTACTCCAGGGAACCCCACCCATTAGTCGCAACTGTCCATAGTTTCAAGGCTTGCAGGATTGCTCCAAGTATCTCACTCCCTCAAGTCTCCCGGTAAAGAATCGCTGAACCGAGTAAAAGATCTGTGTCAAACTTGGACAACAGGTTGCCTCCGTCAGAGCCTGTTTTCTGCAACTGCCTTAGCCTGAAACCGCCTTAGACCACACCCTTTGACCTATGGCCCAGCCCTACCAAACGCTCATCGATGATATTGTTGCCGCCACCCTCAAAGGCAAAATTCAGTCGAAGCAGCAGGTGTACCGCATGCTGCAAGCGGGCATCGAGCCCGGCGGCGGCGAGCTATTTGAGCGGGCGCTGGCCTCTACTCTGGCGGCCCTAGAGCCCGACCTCTCCCCCGGCGGTGACGAATTTAAACACGCCAAAGCTGTGCGCAAACACCGTGCCCTGCTGACCATTCAAGGCGAATGGCAGCACTGGCAGGCCGACAACCAGGCGACTGCCACCCTCACCGGCATAGAAGCCGAAATTCTCAATGCGCCGCCCCCAGAACGGCTCTTTCAGCTCCTCGCCTCCCTCGACCCCAACCGCGACCAACCCCTCTCCC is a genomic window of Nodosilinea sp. E11 containing:
- the tilS gene encoding tRNA lysidine(34) synthetase TilS translates to MGGVPWSNTHAGVHRLLRVRQSLLPAGATVLVAVSGGQDSVCLLKLLVDLQPKWGWHLRVVHCDHGWRADSGANAEFVKELCDRWAIPCNVVVADAPYSTEAAARQWRYRVFDDLARQAHCTRVVTGHTASDRTETLLYNLLRGSGIDGLQALVWQRPLTPASAIAVVRPLLGLTRQQTADFCRQFGLPIWEDATNQDLGYARNRIRLELLPYLQQHFNPAVESTLAHTAELLTAEVELLERLAAELYETVVLPATDDAPWRLVRSPLASAPLALQRRVVRRVLQQATCAQVSFEQVEKLVALLTAPNGSQSDPFPGRMVAVVQGEWVVVSRGSEGGYTGNSYINTFSDPNRPVD